One window of the Carnobacterium maltaromaticum DSM 20342 genome contains the following:
- the nagA gene encoding N-acetylglucosamine-6-phosphate deacetylase translates to MDKVIYAERFFLASGMTGSGYLKINESKFGEFSKELPKGEYQLLDYATSWIAPGLVDTHIHGLLRHDVMDNDFAGIKAISTGLLACGVTSFLPTTLTDSTERLDKVVETIGKHHREVAGARIQGIFLEGPFFTEKHKGAQNTAYFSDPLIEKLEKWQQLSGGLIKKIALAPERKGSAEFIQYATSKGIKVALAHSDASYEEAKNAVDHGASIFVHTYNGMSPLNHREPGMVGAALTLKGVFNELICDGQHVHPVAAKILMDVRSREEVVLITDCMRAGSMPDGSYTLGEFPVEVKQGAARLKNGSLAGSVLQLKDAIKNVVDWGIATPLEAIRMASAIPAESVGIADKCGEIVPDAPADFIVLSKTLELEATYLAGELRYQSDDLKGRA, encoded by the coding sequence GAAAGATTCTTTTTAGCCAGTGGCATGACTGGATCGGGTTATCTAAAGATAAATGAAAGTAAATTTGGTGAATTTTCTAAAGAATTGCCTAAAGGGGAATATCAGTTACTTGATTATGCAACAAGTTGGATTGCTCCTGGATTAGTGGATACACATATTCATGGCTTACTTAGGCATGATGTTATGGATAATGATTTTGCTGGAATTAAGGCTATTTCAACGGGGCTCCTTGCTTGTGGGGTGACTTCATTTTTACCAACGACATTAACTGATTCAACAGAGCGATTGGATAAAGTCGTAGAAACAATTGGAAAACACCACAGGGAAGTTGCTGGTGCTAGAATTCAAGGGATTTTCTTGGAAGGTCCCTTTTTTACAGAAAAACATAAAGGTGCCCAAAATACAGCTTATTTTTCAGATCCTTTAATTGAAAAATTGGAAAAATGGCAACAATTATCAGGTGGGCTAATCAAGAAAATTGCACTTGCTCCTGAACGAAAAGGTAGTGCTGAATTTATTCAATATGCGACTAGTAAAGGGATTAAAGTAGCATTAGCGCATAGTGATGCCAGTTACGAAGAGGCTAAAAATGCAGTTGACCACGGGGCGTCAATTTTTGTGCACACCTATAATGGGATGAGCCCGTTAAACCATCGAGAGCCAGGAATGGTTGGAGCAGCGCTAACACTAAAAGGTGTATTTAATGAATTAATTTGTGATGGACAACATGTTCATCCGGTGGCTGCGAAAATCTTAATGGATGTTCGAAGTCGAGAAGAAGTGGTATTAATCACTGATTGTATGCGAGCGGGTAGCATGCCTGATGGTTCTTATACGCTAGGAGAATTTCCAGTAGAAGTTAAGCAAGGTGCAGCTCGTTTAAAAAATGGTAGTTTAGCTGGCAGTGTGCTCCAGTTGAAAGATGCCATAAAAAATGTTGTAGACTGGGGAATTGCAACACCGCTAGAGGCGATTCGAATGGCTAGTGCTATTCCTGCTGAAAGTGTTGGTATCGCGGATAAATGTGGGGAAATAGTGCCTGATGCTCCTGCTGATTTTATTGTATTATCAAAAACATTAGAATTAGAAGCGACTTATTTAGCGGGGGAATTGCGCTATCAGAGCGATGATTTGAAAGGAAGAGCATAA
- the lacC gene encoding tagatose-6-phosphate kinase → MILAVTMNPSVDISYQLSDFQLNDVNRCDEISKTAGGKGLNVARVVKLMQGNVLATGIIGGTLGNFITQELTKSKIPHDFSKTEKESRNCIALLHAGQQTEILEAGPTLTEAEGEAFLNKFTELLEKVKLVTVSGSLPKGLSASFYQQMLDIANKKGVPIVMDCSGSTLETVLQNQAKPLLIKPNLTELSQLEGQLFSEKDYTQLKAILQQERYQGIDWIVVSLGKDGAFVKYKEQFYQVKIPKIDVVNPVGSGDATVAGLAVALAENKSVEDTLKTAMTAGILNTLENKTGWIDLAYFDDYYKKIKVENY, encoded by the coding sequence ATGATTTTAGCAGTAACAATGAATCCTTCAGTTGATATTTCTTATCAGCTAAGTGATTTTCAATTAAATGACGTCAATCGTTGTGATGAAATAAGTAAAACCGCTGGTGGAAAAGGATTAAATGTTGCGCGAGTGGTCAAATTAATGCAAGGAAATGTCTTAGCAACAGGAATAATTGGTGGAACGCTTGGGAACTTTATTACACAAGAGTTAACTAAAAGTAAGATTCCCCATGATTTTTCGAAGACTGAAAAAGAGTCGCGAAATTGCATTGCTTTGTTACATGCAGGTCAACAAACTGAGATTTTGGAAGCAGGCCCTACCTTAACGGAGGCAGAAGGTGAAGCTTTTTTGAACAAATTCACTGAGTTATTAGAAAAAGTGAAGCTTGTTACGGTTTCAGGGAGTTTACCAAAGGGCTTATCTGCTAGTTTTTATCAACAGATGCTAGATATTGCAAATAAAAAAGGTGTCCCAATTGTGATGGATTGTTCGGGTTCTACTTTAGAAACTGTGCTGCAAAATCAGGCAAAACCGTTGTTGATTAAACCTAATTTAACTGAATTGAGCCAACTAGAAGGCCAGCTATTTTCTGAGAAGGATTACACTCAGCTAAAAGCGATTTTACAACAGGAGCGCTATCAAGGAATTGATTGGATTGTTGTTTCATTGGGGAAAGATGGGGCCTTCGTAAAATATAAGGAACAATTTTATCAAGTAAAGATACCCAAAATTGACGTTGTCAATCCAGTTGGTTCAGGTGATGCAACAGTTGCTGGATTGGCAGTTGCTCTGGCTGAAAATAAATCGGTAGAAGATACCTTGAAAACAGCAATGACAGCAGGAATACTGAATACACTAGAAAATAAAACCGGCTGGATTGATTTAGCTTATTTTGATGATTATTATAAAAAAATAAAAGTTGAAAACTATTAA
- the lacD gene encoding tagatose-bisphosphate aldolase: protein MKILSKNKREALERLSDSNGIIGALAIDQRGSLKKMIEKDSPKELGDAGIIQFKELVSEELTPYATAILLDPEYGLPAAKVRNSDAGLLLAYEKTGYDANEVGRLPDLLPEWSVKRLKENGADAIKFLLYYDVDEDPKINQLKHVFMERVGAECLAEDIPFFLELVSYDADNSDVTSAEYAKIKPHKVIEMMKEFSKENYCVDVLKMEVPVNMSFVEGYGAQDEAPVYTQEEAAAYFREQSAATHLPFIFLSAGVSAELFQETLVFAKRAGSNFNGVLCGRATWKNGVAPYSKLGEDAAREWLKTEGKKNSQELMTVLKETAQPWFTKIK, encoded by the coding sequence ATGAAAATACTATCTAAAAACAAGCGTGAAGCCTTGGAACGATTATCAGATTCAAATGGAATCATTGGAGCTTTAGCTATTGATCAACGTGGTTCATTAAAGAAAATGATTGAAAAGGATAGCCCAAAAGAATTAGGTGATGCAGGGATTATTCAATTTAAAGAGTTAGTTTCAGAGGAACTAACGCCTTATGCTACAGCCATTTTATTAGATCCAGAATACGGTTTACCTGCTGCTAAAGTGCGAAATAGCGATGCTGGCTTATTATTAGCTTACGAAAAAACAGGTTACGATGCAAATGAAGTTGGCCGCTTACCTGATTTATTGCCAGAGTGGTCTGTAAAGCGTTTAAAAGAAAATGGCGCCGATGCAATTAAATTTCTATTGTACTATGATGTAGATGAGGACCCGAAAATTAACCAGTTAAAACATGTTTTCATGGAAAGAGTTGGAGCTGAATGTTTAGCTGAAGATATTCCTTTCTTCTTAGAGTTAGTCTCATATGATGCTGATAATTCAGATGTTACCAGTGCTGAATATGCAAAGATTAAGCCCCACAAAGTCATTGAAATGATGAAAGAGTTTTCTAAAGAAAATTACTGTGTGGATGTTTTGAAGATGGAAGTTCCAGTTAATATGAGTTTTGTTGAAGGTTATGGAGCGCAAGATGAAGCGCCTGTTTATACACAGGAAGAGGCTGCTGCTTATTTTAGAGAACAAAGTGCAGCAACACATTTACCTTTTATCTTTTTAAGTGCCGGAGTTAGTGCGGAATTATTTCAAGAAACATTAGTATTTGCAAAGCGGGCAGGATCAAATTTTAATGGCGTATTATGTGGACGAGCTACTTGGAAAAATGGTGTAGCCCCTTATTCAAAATTGGGTGAAGATGCGGCTAGAGAATGGTTGAAAACTGAAGGTAAGAAAAACAGTCAGGAACTAATGACAGTTCTAAAAGAAACAGCCCAACCATGGTTCACTAAAATAAAATAA
- a CDS encoding multidrug resistance efflux transporter family protein produces MRAILVGILASFFFSATFIINRVMSTGGTSWAWTASLRFLFAIPFLLLLVIGRKGLKELLAEMQKNIGTWLLWGTCGGVGFYSLLSFASAYSPSWLTSGTWQITILAGALLSPLFYVSINTNGSTKKIRQKIPFKSLGFSLIILLGVILMQVKEANQLTFSDFLFGFIPVVVAAFLYPLGNRKMMEVCQGKLDTFQRTLGMALSSIPVALLLALFGYQQTGLPTAPQFLQILLLAIFSGVIATILFFVATDLAKSNMALLAAVESTQAGAMIFTILGEVIILNGPFPQGLSLIGMILVILGMLITSIANRR; encoded by the coding sequence ATGCGTGCAATTTTAGTTGGAATCTTAGCTTCGTTCTTTTTTTCTGCTACTTTTATCATTAATCGTGTGATGAGTACAGGAGGAACTAGTTGGGCTTGGACAGCTTCATTACGCTTTTTATTTGCAATTCCGTTTCTACTACTACTGGTTATTGGTCGTAAAGGTCTAAAAGAACTACTAGCTGAAATGCAAAAGAACATTGGAACTTGGCTACTTTGGGGTACCTGTGGTGGCGTTGGTTTTTATTCCCTATTGAGTTTTGCTTCAGCATATAGCCCTTCTTGGTTAACATCTGGAACTTGGCAAATTACGATTTTAGCTGGAGCCTTACTATCACCATTATTTTATGTATCGATTAATACAAACGGCAGTACAAAAAAAATCAGACAAAAAATTCCTTTTAAAAGCTTAGGATTCTCATTAATTATTCTCCTAGGCGTCATTTTAATGCAAGTTAAAGAGGCCAATCAATTAACTTTTTCAGACTTTTTATTTGGATTTATTCCTGTCGTTGTCGCCGCTTTTTTATACCCATTAGGCAATCGTAAAATGATGGAAGTTTGTCAGGGAAAACTTGATACTTTTCAAAGAACATTAGGAATGGCTTTAAGCAGTATTCCTGTAGCATTGCTTTTAGCGCTATTCGGCTACCAACAAACTGGACTTCCAACAGCTCCACAATTTTTACAGATTTTATTACTAGCTATTTTCTCTGGAGTAATCGCAACAATATTATTTTTTGTCGCCACAGATTTGGCTAAAAGCAATATGGCCCTTTTAGCTGCTGTTGAATCCACACAAGCAGGAGCAATGATTTTCACTATATTAGGGGAGGTTATCATTTTAAATGGCCCCTTTCCACAAGGACTATCCTTGATTGGAATGATTTTAGTTATTTTAGGTATGTTGATCACCAGTATCGCAAATAGAAGATAA
- a CDS encoding helix-turn-helix domain-containing protein, with protein sequence MTNQLNENDQMVLSLAGNLKRLRKANKLSLEGLADQTGVSKLTINKIEQGKTNPTIGVLWKIANGLGVTLMELLESEEVVLLRGDENFTIFSDDNQWALAPLVTNLNKSETFRARLAPTSMYTPESHPNGSKEVITVLEGELTLIVGGTTYLLKKSDTIRFAANLPHVYQNNSDQPVELHLTMTSDY encoded by the coding sequence ATGACAAACCAATTAAATGAAAATGACCAAATGGTTCTATCTTTAGCGGGGAATCTTAAGCGTTTAAGAAAAGCCAATAAACTTAGCTTAGAGGGTTTGGCAGATCAAACAGGTGTGAGTAAATTAACGATTAATAAAATAGAACAAGGAAAAACGAATCCAACCATTGGGGTCTTATGGAAAATTGCCAATGGACTTGGTGTGACATTGATGGAACTTTTAGAAAGTGAAGAGGTTGTTCTTTTACGAGGAGATGAAAATTTCACTATTTTTTCAGATGATAATCAGTGGGCACTTGCTCCATTAGTGACTAACTTAAATAAAAGTGAGACATTTAGAGCAAGGTTAGCTCCAACAAGCATGTATACACCAGAATCGCATCCAAATGGCTCGAAAGAAGTGATTACGGTGTTAGAAGGTGAATTAACTTTAATCGTCGGGGGAACCACATATTTATTAAAAAAATCTGATACGATACGCTTTGCAGCTAATCTCCCACATGTTTATCAAAATAATTCAGATCAACCTGTTGAATTACATTTGACGATGACTTCAGATTATTGA